TTGAGCGTCGGGTCTGCCGCCAGCAGCCCTTCGCGCAGCGCCCAGCGGTAGTAGCGCTTGATCACGCTCAGGCGCCGGTTGGCCGTGCTGGCGCGGCTGCTGCCGTGGCAAGCGGCCAGATAAGCCAGCAGATCGGCCTCTTGCGCTTGCTCGAGCGTGGCGGCGGGGGCGGCAACGGTGGCTGGTTGCGCGCCGGCAGCTCTGCCGGGCTCTGCGGGGGCGGCCGATGCAGCCGATGCAGCTAAAGCAGGCGGCTGCGCGCGGCGCTGCGCCAGCCAGTCGGCCAACTGCTGCAAATCGCTGCGGTAGGCGGCCAGCGTCAGCGGCGCCAGCCCATCTTCCAGCCACAGCGCATCCAAAAAACGGTCCAGCACGCGCGCACCTTTGCATTGGGTAGGGGGTTGAGCTTGAGCCCCGATTGTCCACCAGCGCGCCGGGGTACCCAGCGGCGCAACGCCGCGCCTGACCGACAATGGTGACCATGACCACGCACCAGCTGCACCCCATCCCCGCCCTGACCGACAACTACATCTGGGCCCTGCACGACGGCGCCCAAGCTTGGGTGGTGGACCCCGGACAGGCTGAACCGGTGCTGGCTTGGCTGGCGGCGCAGCGCCTGCAACTGGCGGGCATTTTGCTCACGCATCACCACGGCGACCACACCGGCGGCGTGGCGGCCCTGCGCGCGGCCACGGCAGCGCCGGCTTGGGGGCCAACCGGCGAGCCTTTGCCCGATGGTGTGCAGCACGTGCGCGGCGGTGAGCGCGTAGCGCTGCTCGGCCGCTCCTTTGAGGTGATCGAGGTGCCGGGCCACACCGCCGGGCACATCGCTTGGTACTGCGCGGGCTTTGCGCCAGCCAGCATTGACGGCCCGGTGGATAGCGCACCCGGCTTTGCAAGCGCAAGCGAACTAGCAAGCGCTCCCGCACCTGGAAGCGCTCCCGATCTTGTCAGCGTTCCCGCTGCTGCCAGCGCGCCCGACCCGGCCTCAGCGCGCGGCCAGCCGCTCGGCCCCGAGGGCTTGCTGTTTTGCGGCGACACCCTGTTTTCCATCGGCTGCGGCCGCCTGTTCGAGGGCAGCCCGGCGCAGATGCTGGCCAGCTTGGATCGGCTGGCCGCCTTGCCCGACAGCACCTTGGTCTGCTGCACCCACGAATATACCCTCTCCAACCTGCGCTTTGCACGCGCCCTCGAACCCGAGCACCCGGGCTTGGCCGACCACCAGCGCTGGTGCGAGCGCCAGCGCCAAGCCGGCCGCCCCACCCTGCCGAGCCGCATCGGGCTGGAGCGCGCGCTCAACCCCTTTCTGCGCAGCCGGGAACCCGCGCTGCGCCATGCCCTCCAACGGCTGGCCCCAAAGCTCGCGCTGGCTGGATTTGATGCGGATGCAGCCCCTGCCACACCCGAAGCCCTGCAAACCGGCCTGGCTGCAAAACCAGTGTTCGAATCAGCCCCTCGTTGGACTGCCGATGTGCATGCCTTTACCGCCCTGCGGCGTTGCAAAGACGTGTTTGTTTGAGCCCAGTGCCCCCCCGGCCCAGGCGCCTGCGCACCAGAGCGTGCCGTGGCGCGCTTGCCAACGCTTTGCAACAAGCCCGATAATCGCCACAATTTGCGACAGATACCCAGCTGATGACAACCATTACCCAAAACATAGCCCGCCGCACCCTGCGCCTCGTGCTGCCGCTGGCAGCCGCCCTGGTGCTCGGCGCCTGCGCCACCCCCGGCGGCACTGGCAGCGGCCAGAGCACCATCCAGCCCGCCCACGCGGCCCCATTCGGCACCGCCCCGTTCAGCACCGCCGCCATGCTTCAAGGCGCGGCCGATCACCCCCCCCCGCTGGGCTTGGCCCAATCGGGCGGCAGCCTCGGTTTGCGGCCGATCATTCCCAGCGGCCCTTTGCTGGCACTGGGCAACAGCAACGCCTCCAGCACCACCGTGGCGGTGGCCTCGCTGGAAGCCCCGCGCGACCTGTGGGAGCGCATGCGGCGCAGCTTTGCCATGCCCGACCTCGAAACCGACCTCGTGCGCCAGCACGAGCAGTGGCACGCGAGCCGGCCGCAAAACCTCGAGCGCATGGTTTTGCGCAGCAGCAAATACCTGTTTCACATCGTCGAAGAAGTCGAGCGCCGTGGTCTGCCGATGGAAGTCGCGCTCGTGCCCTTCATCGAGAGCGCCTTCAACCCACAGGCGGTCTCGCCAGTCAAGGCCGCCGGGCTGTGGCAGTTCATGCCCGCCACCGGGCGCTCCTTCGACCTGATGCAAAACGCCTTTCGCGACGACCGGCGCGACGTGCTCGCCTCCACCAACGCCGCGCTCGACTACCTCGAGCGCTTGCACCGCATGTTTGGCGACTGGCAGCTGGCGCTGGCGGCCTACAACTGGGGCAACGGCAACGTACAGCGCGCCATCCGCGCCAACCGCGCCGCTGGCTTGGGCACCGGCTACCTCGACCTGCGCATGCCGAACGAAACACGCAACTACGTGCCCAAGCTGCAAGCCATCGAAAACCTGATCCGCAATCCGCAGCGTCTGGGCATCGCGCTGCCCACCATAGGCAACCACCCCTTCTTCGACAGCGTCACGCTCGAGCGCGACATCGACGTGGCGCTGGTGGCCGAACTGGCCGAAGTGAGCGTCGAAAACTTTCGCCAGCTCAACCCGGCGCACGACAAACCGCTGATCATGGCAGCGGGCACCCCCACCATCTTGCTGCCGTGGGACAACGCGCTGCTGTTTCAACAGCGCCTGCGCGCGCACCAAGGCCCGTGGGCCACCTGGACTGCCTGGCGCGTGCCCGAAGGCATGAGTGTGGCCCAAGCCGCACAGCGCCACGATTTGAGCGAGGCCCGTCTGCGCGAGGTCAACGACATCCCGCGCCGCGCCAGCCAGTTGCGTGCCGGCACCACCCTGCTGGTGCCGCGCCAAGACAGCCACAACGCCGACGTGCCCGAGCACATCGCCGACGGTGGCCAGATTCTGCTCGGGCGCGAAACCGGCTCTGCATCCGGCGCGGCACCCCAGACGCGCCAAAGCCGCGTCACCGTGCGCGCCGGCGACACCCTCTCGGCGCTGGCGCGCCGCCACAACGTGAGCGTGGCCAACCTGCGCAGCTGGAACAACCTGCGCCCCAACGCCACCTTGCGCACCGGTCAGGTGCTGCTCGTCCAGCAGCGCGCCTCTGCCGCCAGCCGCGCCGCCAGTGCCCCGGCCCGCAGCGGCAGCGCATCCAGTCGCGCTGCTGTCCCCAGATCGGCGCAGCAAGCTGCGCAGCGCTCAGCACCAGCCACGGCAGTCCGCAGCGCGCAAGCCAACGCCAACCAATCCAAAGTGGCGGTGCGTTAAAGTGCTTTGAAGAAGCGCATCTGTTTCCCTCCCGGCCTGGTCCTGGGGGGACATGCAGCGAGCGACCCCCCAAGGGGATCGGCGCACAAGGCGGCGTAAGGGGGGGGGGGAAGTGAGAAATGGAGCGGGAAACGAGATTCGAACTCGCGACCTCAACCTTGGCAAGGTTGCGCTCTACCAACTGAGCTATTCCCGCATCGACTGAACCGCTGTGGGCTTTGACACCCAAGGGCCAGCGCTTGGTAAGGCTGGAGGCGCGGGCCGGAGTCGAACCGACCTACACGGATTTGCAATCCGGTGCATAACCGCTTTGCTACCGCGCCATTGTTTTTGCAAACCCGGCAAAGCGCTGAGCGCCGCACCGCACAGGCAAACCCGAGACCAAACTGCAGGTTTGCCACCGAAAACCATTGGAGCGGGAAACGAGATTCGAACTCGCGACCTCAACCTTGGCAAGGTTGCGCTCTACCAACTGAGCTATTCCCGCATCTTGCAGCCTGTTGCGGCACCGCTGGCACCGACCGACTACAGAGCCGCTA
This sequence is a window from Serpentinimonas maccroryi. Protein-coding genes within it:
- a CDS encoding hydroxyacylglutathione hydrolase C-terminal domain-containing protein, whose translation is MTTHQLHPIPALTDNYIWALHDGAQAWVVDPGQAEPVLAWLAAQRLQLAGILLTHHHGDHTGGVAALRAATAAPAWGPTGEPLPDGVQHVRGGERVALLGRSFEVIEVPGHTAGHIAWYCAGFAPASIDGPVDSAPGFASASELASAPAPGSAPDLVSVPAAASAPDPASARGQPLGPEGLLFCGDTLFSIGCGRLFEGSPAQMLASLDRLAALPDSTLVCCTHEYTLSNLRFARALEPEHPGLADHQRWCERQRQAGRPTLPSRIGLERALNPFLRSREPALRHALQRLAPKLALAGFDADAAPATPEALQTGLAAKPVFESAPRWTADVHAFTALRRCKDVFV
- a CDS encoding transglycosylase SLT domain-containing protein, encoding MTTITQNIARRTLRLVLPLAAALVLGACATPGGTGSGQSTIQPAHAAPFGTAPFSTAAMLQGAADHPPPLGLAQSGGSLGLRPIIPSGPLLALGNSNASSTTVAVASLEAPRDLWERMRRSFAMPDLETDLVRQHEQWHASRPQNLERMVLRSSKYLFHIVEEVERRGLPMEVALVPFIESAFNPQAVSPVKAAGLWQFMPATGRSFDLMQNAFRDDRRDVLASTNAALDYLERLHRMFGDWQLALAAYNWGNGNVQRAIRANRAAGLGTGYLDLRMPNETRNYVPKLQAIENLIRNPQRLGIALPTIGNHPFFDSVTLERDIDVALVAELAEVSVENFRQLNPAHDKPLIMAAGTPTILLPWDNALLFQQRLRAHQGPWATWTAWRVPEGMSVAQAAQRHDLSEARLREVNDIPRRASQLRAGTTLLVPRQDSHNADVPEHIADGGQILLGRETGSASGAAPQTRQSRVTVRAGDTLSALARRHNVSVANLRSWNNLRPNATLRTGQVLLVQQRASAASRAASAPARSGSASSRAAVPRSAQQAAQRSAPATAVRSAQANANQSKVAVR